A stretch of Acropora muricata isolate sample 2 chromosome 7, ASM3666990v1, whole genome shotgun sequence DNA encodes these proteins:
- the LOC136921507 gene encoding solute carrier family 2, facilitated glucose transporter member 8-like: MNTSELDDEFSQSQTIQDERLSDRNERVRMSVLSTFIAALGPLSFGYCLVYSSSAVVDLEASKTPSLHLTNGQASWFSSLVNVGAMFGSIHGGLAIDYLGRKGTIMVCALPFELGWLLIAFAQNRTMLYSGRVITGVACGMVSLAVPVYIAEVVPARLRGMLGSVNQLAVTLGLVLSYTTGAYVPWRWLALVGAIPPALLALLMFFMAETPRRSFGKNRRSEALAALRWLRGLDADIEREASTIEQTLDRNESLRWRDWRSSVILQPLLISIGLMVIQQFCGVNAVLFNAASIFKDAGFDNGKVVSISVGLIQFVGTALACLLMDRAGRRILLWTMALGMCITLAGLGFYFEIYIPPNGTDSTRASDTVSLLGSIHNSVEASKISWLSILCLVLFNLAFALAWGPIPWLVMSEIFPLKARGPASSLATLSNWLLAFVVTKTYSSLALKLTIQGTFWFYSGCSLLGFVFVFFVMPETKGKTLEEIEAMFNKGGHAYQPID, translated from the exons ATGAATACGTCGGAGCTGGACGATGAATTCAGTCAATCACAAACCATTCAAGATGAACGTCTTTCCGATCGAAATGAAAGGGTTCGAATGTCAGTTCTCTCTACGTTCATTGCCGCTTTGGGCCCTCTTAGCTTTGGATATTGTTTGGTATATTCGTCCTCGGCTGTTGTAGATTTGGAAGCGTCTAAAACACCTTCCCTTCACCTTACAAATGGTCAAGCTTCATGGTTTTCG tccTTGGTCAACGTGGGTGCTATGTTTGGAAGTATCCATGGAGGATTGGCCATCGACTACTTGGGACGCAAAGGTACCATCATGGTGTGTGCTTTACCTTTTGAGCTTGGCTGGCTTCTCATTGCTTTTGCTCAAAATCGCACAATGCTGTATTCTGGCCGTGTCATCACAGGTGTGGCATGTGGAATGGTCTCTCTTGCAGTTCCT GTGTACATTGCAGAGGTTGTCCCAGCTCGCCTTCGTGGCATGCTAGGCTCTGTCAATCAGCTAGCAGTAACTCTGGGCCTTGTGCTCTCCTACACCACGGGTGCCTATGTTCCCTGGCGGTGGTTGGCTCTTGTTGGAGCAATACCTCCAGCTTTACTCGCACTCCTCATGTTTTTCATGGCAGAGACCCCTCGCCGGTCTTTCGGGAAGAATCGACGAAGTGAAGCATTAGCAGCACTCCGGTGGCTAAGAGGTCTTGACGCTGATATTGAGAGGGAAGCCTCTACTATTGAGCAGACTCTAG ATCGTAATGAAAGCCTCAGATGGCGGGATTGGCGCTCATCCGTCATATTACAACCTCTGCTTATCAGTATTGGATTAATGGTAATCCAACAGTTCTGTGGAGTCAACGCAGTCCTCTTCAATGCAGCTAGCATCTTTAAAGACGCCGGCTTTGACAATGGCAAAGTGGTGAGCATTTCCGTTGGCTTGATACAGTTTGTTGGTACAGCTTTGGCGTGTCTTTTGATGGACAGAGCAGGTCGTCGCATCCTTTTATGGACAATGGCGCTGGGTATGTGCATCACTCTTGCAGGCCTTGGCTTTTACTTTGAAATCTACATACCTCCAAATGGTACCGACAGCACTCGTGCAAGTGatacagtttcattgttaggcTCCATACATAATTCTGTAGAAGCCTCAAAGATATCCTGGTTGTCCATTTTGTGTTTGGTGTTGTTTAACCTGGCATTCGCATTAGCTTGGGGCCCGATTCCCTGGCTAGTAATGTCTGAGATTTTCCCCTTGAAGGCACGAGGCCCAGCTAGCAGCCTTGCAACATTGTCCAACTGGCttcttgcttttgttgttaCCAAGACATACAGCTCTTTGGCGTTAAAACTTACCATTCAAGGGACATTCTGGTTTTATTCTGGATGCTCTTTGCTGGGTTTCGTGTTCGTGTTTTTTGTGATGCCTGAAACAAAGGGGAAGACATTGGAGGAGATAGAGGCAATGTTTAACAAAGGCGGACATGCTTATCAGCCTATTGATTGA